Below is a window of Desulfurococcus amylolyticus Z-533 DNA.
ATAAGCCGAAGCGGGCAAAAGTACTTCTAAGATTCACCAAGCCCACTAGGTCATGGGGGAACTCAACATACTCAAGGGTCGTGGTTAAAACATGCTCCAACGGGTTTATCACGAACCCATCGCCTCTAACCCTATAGCACTCTAACACGTTGTCAACCCCGTCCCTCGAGGTATCAACTACACTGTTCTCCCTCTTGAACCTACAGAATTCGTCCCCGAACCTTAAGTCCACTCCATTCTCCCTCACTGTATCATCGAATAACGGGTCTATAATCAGGAGCTTCTTCTCGATGTAAACCCGGATATCCCAGTCGCTTAGAATCATTCTTACTCCCTCCTTCTAAGTGGCTGAGGTGATTCATGGAATATTTCATGGATCGCCCTGGACGCCTCCTCTAACTCCTTGAATGTATCTATAGCCTTCCAGAATACACCAGTATATCTCACCGTACCTAGCACTCCATCCCGGGCCATGGCAGGGAACGCTGTTTTCTCCAAGTCCCCTTTCTCTGGGAAGTATCTTAAAGCCTCAGGGTTTAAAGCGTATACTCCGGCATTGATCCAGTAGTCACTTAACTGGGGCTTCTCAACAAATCCCTTAACCCTGTCTTCATCCTCTATTTCGAGGACACCATATGGGCTTGGCAGAGGTATCGATGCTATTACACCAAGATACCTTGAACCCTCAAGTTTCTCGACTAGCTTTAGCGGGTTGAGATTGGTAATTATATCTCCGTTGATAACTAGGAATGTGCCGTTCCTGGATAAGACATGCTCAGCGTTCTTAATGGCTCCCCCAGTCCCCAAGGGTTCATCCTCAACTACGTATGTAACCCTCACGCCAAGCCTGCTCCCACTACCAATATATTCTATTATCTTCTCCTTCCTATAGCCAACTAGGAGAATTATCTCCCTAAACCCATACTTTTTCAACCACTCGATCTGCCATTCCAGGATAGGTTTATCCCCAACCGGGATCATTGGCTTAGGAACGTCATCCGTGTATGGTCTAAGCCTTTTACCATATCCTCCAGCCAGGATCACGGCGAGCATTCTAATACACCACATTAGTATCCATCCAAGACGTAAGATAAAAATAATTAACACAGTACAGAACTCCCTCAAGATAGCGAACACCCTCTGGCTCGTAGAAAACCTAATAAACCCCTGTTTAATCAATTAATAATGGCGCCGCCGTAGCTCAGCTGGGAGAGCGCCCGGCTGAAGACCGGGATGTCCGGGGTTCAAGTCCCCGCGGCGGCATACCATGACTCATCCTCCCACTGTCTTTATATTCTTCAGTAATCTAATCCAAGTCTAGGTGGTCAAAGTCTTGGTAAAGATAATCATTGTCCCGTTAACAAGCTATGGTGTACTCGAGTATCTCGACGCGTTAAGGGATTTACTAGTGGATTCATTAAAGAGGGCCGGTGTTAAAGTAGGGGCATACGTGTGGAGCGAGGTTTTAAAGCCGCCTGTAAAATGCTTCAACTGGGAGAGGAAGCAGTACCTGGCGAGATGTGTAATAGATCACATCCGCTCATACCTTCAGTTA
It encodes the following:
- the dcd gene encoding dCTP deaminase, with translation MILSDWDIRVYIEKKLLIIDPLFDDTVRENGVDLRFGDEFCRFKRENSVVDTSRDGVDNVLECYRVRGDGFVINPLEHVLTTTLEYVEFPHDLVGLVNLRSTFARFGLYIPPTVIDAGFKGNITIELVGSTVPVKVYPGQRFLHLILARTSSPVYKPYTGKYQGQRGVTPPKLDNSSSKIY
- a CDS encoding nucleotidyltransferase family protein, whose translation is MLAVILAGGYGKRLRPYTDDVPKPMIPVGDKPILEWQIEWLKKYGFREIILLVGYRKEKIIEYIGSGSRLGVRVTYVVEDEPLGTGGAIKNAEHVLSRNGTFLVINGDIITNLNPLKLVEKLEGSRYLGVIASIPLPSPYGVLEIEDEDRVKGFVEKPQLSDYWINAGVYALNPEALRYFPEKGDLEKTAFPAMARDGVLGTVRYTGVFWKAIDTFKELEEASRAIHEIFHESPQPLRRRE